The Candidatus Deferrimicrobium sp. genome includes the window GACGCGTTCGCGGCCTCCTCGTACACGCGCGCTCTTTCCGCCATCAAGAACGGGAAATTCTCCGGGGAGATCGTCCCTGTTCCGGTCCCGCAGCGCAAGGGAGACCCGGTGCCGTTCCTGGTGGACGAGGAGCCCGGACGCGGGAACGTGGCGAAGTTACCCACCCTCCGGACCGTTTTCGAGAAGAACGGTACCGTCACCGCCGGAAACGCCTCGACGATCAACGACGGGGCGGCCGCTCTTGTTGTGATGTCTTCGGACGCGGCGAAACGTCTCGGGGCGAAGCCGTTGGCGCGGATCGTCGGGTACGCGACCGCCTCCCTCGAACCGGTCTGGTTCACGATCGCGCCGGTGGACGCGATCCGGAAGCTTCTCCAGAAAACCGGCGTCGCGAAGGAGAAGGTGGGTCTCTTCGAGATCAACGAGGCGTTCGCGGGGGTCGCGATCGCCGCCATCCGGGGGTTGTCGCTGGATCCGGAACGCGTGAACGTGAACGGCGGAGCGGTAGCGCTGGGCCATCCCGTAGGCTGCTCGGGAGCGCGGATTCTCACAACGCTTCTGTATGCGATGGCCGACCGCGGAGAGCGATTCGGAGTCGCCTCCCTCTGCATCGGCGGGGGAGAGGCCGTCGCGGTGATGGTCGAAAGGCTATAGATATACTTTAGGATATGTAGTGT containing:
- a CDS encoding acetyl-CoA C-acetyltransferase; this encodes MKEVVITGAARTAIGSFMGGLSDLSAPRLGAAAIAEAVTRSGIRKEDVEQVIMGNVLSAGIGQAPARQAGIYAGIPVSAGALTINKMCGSGLKAVMLAAQSVATEEFDVQVAGGMESMSQAPYLLKKARSGYRMGNDTIYDHLIIDGLWDVYNDLHMGNCAETLAKEYKITREDQDAFAASSYTRALSAIKNGKFSGEIVPVPVPQRKGDPVPFLVDEEPGRGNVAKLPTLRTVFEKNGTVTAGNASTINDGAAALVVMSSDAAKRLGAKPLARIVGYATASLEPVWFTIAPVDAIRKLLQKTGVAKEKVGLFEINEAFAGVAIAAIRGLSLDPERVNVNGGAVALGHPVGCSGARILTTLLYAMADRGERFGVASLCIGGGEAVAVMVERL